A single region of the Biomaibacter acetigenes genome encodes:
- a CDS encoding AAA family ATPase, which translates to MAPIRVLIADDIATTREDIKRLLYFEDDIEVVGEAGDGHEAVSIAEELKPDVILMDINMPRLDGIGATEQISVNLPQCAIIIISIQGEQEYLRKAMAAGAREYLVKPFSANELANAIRRVNESQKRRNMNLAPQMPSNASQGFKQKRGKIIAFFCTKGGVGKTTLACNLAVALAQETGKKVALLDLDLTAGDAAVMLNINARNTIADLVQEQDVMDFQLVDVFLIPHLSGARVLPAPLSPEQAELIHPPHVEQLLKILRENFDYVIADTAPLYSDINLEVLEACDRIALVLNQDLTTLKHVKTALDIMKTLNCESKVRIILNQQSNEGLKVKEVEKTLNTAITAAVPDDGKTVQSAINKGVPFVMGQPYAKVSAAVKDMIGLLDLAKVDEGREAAAKKSFVTRMFSF; encoded by the coding sequence ATGGCACCCATCAGGGTTTTAATAGCGGACGACATAGCTACCACGCGTGAAGACATAAAACGCCTGCTTTATTTTGAGGACGACATAGAGGTGGTGGGCGAGGCCGGCGACGGCCATGAAGCAGTTTCCATAGCTGAGGAACTGAAACCCGACGTTATATTGATGGATATAAATATGCCCCGCCTGGACGGCATCGGCGCTACGGAGCAGATTTCCGTGAATTTGCCCCAGTGCGCCATCATTATAATTTCCATACAGGGGGAGCAGGAATACCTTCGCAAGGCCATGGCTGCCGGAGCCAGGGAATATCTGGTAAAGCCCTTCTCCGCCAATGAACTGGCCAACGCCATCCGCCGGGTCAACGAATCTCAGAAACGGCGCAACATGAACCTTGCGCCGCAAATGCCCTCGAATGCCTCGCAGGGCTTCAAACAAAAGCGCGGCAAAATAATCGCCTTTTTCTGCACCAAGGGGGGCGTGGGCAAGACGACCCTGGCCTGCAACCTGGCCGTAGCTCTGGCGCAGGAGACCGGGAAAAAAGTGGCTCTGCTGGATCTGGACCTTACTGCGGGCGACGCCGCAGTTATGCTCAACATCAACGCCAGAAACACCATAGCTGATCTGGTACAGGAACAGGATGTAATGGATTTTCAACTGGTGGACGTGTTTCTTATTCCGCACCTGTCGGGAGCAAGAGTACTCCCGGCGCCGCTTTCTCCGGAGCAGGCGGAATTGATACACCCGCCGCATGTGGAACAGCTCTTGAAAATATTAAGAGAGAATTTCGATTATGTCATTGCGGATACCGCACCGCTTTATAGCGATATCAATCTTGAGGTGCTGGAAGCGTGTGATAGGATAGCGCTTGTTTTGAACCAGGACCTGACCACCCTGAAACACGTCAAAACCGCTCTTGACATCATGAAAACGCTGAACTGCGAGTCTAAAGTGAGGATTATTCTGAACCAGCAAAGCAACGAAGGACTGAAGGTCAAGGAAGTGGAAAAGACGTTGAATACCGCCATAACGGCTGCGGTGCCCGACGACGGCAAAACGGTGCAGAGTGCCATCAACAAAGGAGTGCCTTTTGTTATGGGACAGCCTTATGCTAAAGTGTCGGCCGCGGTGAAAGACATGATCGGCCTGCTGGACCTGGCCAAGGTGGATGAGGGCCGGGAAGCGGCTGCCAAAAAGTCTTTTGTGACAAGAATGTTCAGTTTTTAG
- a CDS encoding CpaF family protein: protein MSLLKRLESKKATEDVNREERKTQSHFVRDPYASLKASLHKKLVDELKDVKEPEEGDNRFMAKRIEELVERYLTSDGENRIPRPERLRIAGEIVDEIMGYGPITSLLNDPEVSEIMVNGPDQVYVERNGILELTDVFFRDNDHVMNIIDRIVSPLGRRIDESMPMVDARLPDGSRVNAIIPPLSLNGPVITIRKFSRDPFTVEDLINFGTLTPPMAAFLEACVRARLNIVVSGGTGSGKTTTLNVLSSFIPPSERIVTIEDAAELQLRQPHVVALESRPPNIEGKGAITIRDLVRNALRMRPDRIIVGEVRSGEALDMLQAMNTGHDGSLTTGHANSPRDMLSRLETMVLMAGMDLPVRAIREQISSAIDLIIQQSRLRDGSRRITHITEVLGMEGEVIVLQDLYTFRQTGIDRDGKIKGYFSCTGIRPKFMEIIEACGIKLPPNVFEPSIL, encoded by the coding sequence ATGTCGTTATTGAAGAGGCTTGAAAGCAAAAAGGCGACGGAGGATGTAAACCGGGAGGAACGAAAAACTCAAAGTCATTTTGTCCGGGACCCTTATGCCTCGTTGAAGGCCAGCCTGCACAAAAAGTTGGTCGACGAGCTCAAGGACGTTAAAGAACCCGAAGAAGGGGACAATAGATTCATGGCAAAACGCATAGAGGAACTGGTGGAGCGTTATTTGACTTCCGACGGCGAAAACCGCATTCCCCGACCGGAAAGGCTCCGGATAGCCGGAGAAATAGTCGACGAAATAATGGGTTACGGACCGATAACCTCTCTTCTTAACGACCCCGAAGTCAGCGAAATAATGGTCAACGGCCCCGACCAGGTTTATGTGGAAAGAAACGGTATACTGGAACTTACGGACGTCTTTTTCAGGGACAACGACCATGTCATGAATATCATCGACAGGATAGTGTCGCCTCTCGGAAGGCGCATAGACGAAAGCATGCCCATGGTGGACGCCCGACTGCCGGATGGGTCCCGGGTAAATGCCATTATACCTCCTCTCTCTTTAAACGGTCCTGTCATTACTATTCGAAAATTTTCAAGGGACCCTTTTACTGTGGAAGACCTGATTAATTTCGGCACACTGACACCCCCAATGGCGGCCTTTCTCGAAGCCTGCGTCAGGGCGAGACTCAATATCGTCGTATCCGGCGGCACCGGCAGCGGCAAAACAACCACGCTAAACGTGCTGTCTTCATTCATCCCGCCTTCGGAAAGGATAGTCACCATAGAAGATGCGGCGGAGCTGCAGCTGCGCCAGCCCCATGTGGTTGCGCTGGAGAGCCGTCCGCCGAACATCGAGGGCAAAGGAGCCATAACAATTCGAGACCTGGTGCGGAACGCTCTTCGCATGAGGCCAGATCGGATAATAGTGGGAGAGGTACGCAGCGGCGAGGCACTGGATATGCTGCAGGCAATGAACACGGGCCATGACGGGTCTCTCACCACCGGCCATGCCAATTCGCCTCGAGACATGCTTTCCCGCCTGGAAACCATGGTGCTGATGGCCGGGATGGATCTGCCGGTGCGCGCCATCCGGGAACAAATTTCTTCGGCCATCGATTTAATCATACAGCAAAGCCGCTTGAGAGATGGTTCGCGGCGTATTACGCACATTACCGAAGTGCTGGGAATGGAAGGGGAGGTAATTGTACTACAGGATTTATACACCTTCCGTCAGACCGGGATAGATCGCGACGGAAAGATAAAGGGGTATTTTTCCTGTACCGGTATCCGGCCTAAGTTCATGGAAATTATTGAAGCCTGTGGTATCAAACTGCCTCCGAATGTTTTTGAACCTTCGATTTTATAG
- a CDS encoding type II secretion system F family protein gives METVSVLVFLASFLTVLGISEALSSDQRQVMTRIKKIASRDAQGEEAPADRRHVELWRKLLTWAGGLSLTRRMGLLVDRKLEEADVLLRGGEFVVIVIACALTSSFVSFTITLNPAGSIILGLTGALIPFAALNAARNKRLSNFNAQICDALTIMANSLRSGFSFLQSMDMVRKELPDPVKKEFTRTLKEINLGTPTEEALENLAKRVNSEDLDLVITAVLIQRQVGGNLSEVLDNIAETIRDRIRIKREIRTLTAQGRISGLIIGLLPLILGGFMMVVKPSYIMQLFSSRAGLTMMMLAIMGEFTGMLIIKKIVDIKF, from the coding sequence ATGGAAACCGTAAGCGTACTGGTTTTTCTGGCGAGTTTTTTGACGGTTCTGGGGATAAGCGAAGCCCTATCTTCGGATCAGAGGCAGGTGATGACGCGAATCAAAAAAATTGCTTCAAGGGACGCCCAGGGAGAAGAGGCGCCTGCCGACCGGCGTCATGTGGAATTATGGCGAAAATTATTGACCTGGGCGGGTGGCTTATCTTTGACGCGTCGCATGGGACTTCTTGTAGATAGAAAACTGGAAGAAGCCGATGTATTGCTCCGGGGAGGGGAATTTGTGGTTATTGTAATCGCATGTGCCCTCACCTCGTCGTTTGTTTCATTTACAATAACTCTAAATCCTGCAGGAAGTATTATTCTGGGGCTTACAGGCGCCTTGATACCGTTTGCGGCTCTCAACGCCGCCAGAAACAAACGACTTTCAAACTTTAACGCCCAGATCTGCGACGCCCTGACCATTATGGCCAACTCCCTTCGTTCCGGTTTCAGCTTTTTGCAGAGTATGGACATGGTGCGAAAAGAACTGCCGGACCCTGTAAAAAAAGAGTTTACAAGGACATTAAAAGAAATAAACCTGGGGACCCCAACTGAAGAAGCCCTCGAAAACTTGGCAAAACGGGTGAACAGCGAAGACCTGGACCTGGTGATCACGGCGGTCCTTATCCAGAGACAGGTAGGGGGCAACCTTTCGGAAGTGCTGGACAATATTGCGGAAACCATCCGGGACCGCATACGCATTAAGCGGGAAATCCGGACCCTTACCGCCCAGGGTCGTATCTCGGGCCTTATCATAGGACTTTTGCCGCTGATCCTCGGGGGCTTTATGATGGTGGTAAAACCTTCATATATAATGCAACTTTTTTCCTCCAGAGCGGGATTGACTATGATGATGCTGGCCATTATGGGAGAGTTCACCGGTATGCTGATTATAAAGAAGATCGTGGACATCAAGTTTTAA
- a CDS encoding type II secretion system F family protein — protein MALILVLIGVFGSAFTITMLLYRWVFGESIRMSKRVTEVVGSATIPIRQQELSFPLFQRFIKPILTGTTGALARYMPAAGTETLEKRLLEAGRPWNLSPRELLAVKYVLSGMGALILIELWKLLGQSAIQSAVMAFAGCIAGWMLPDVVINYKIRQRKGQVEKNLPDVLDLITVCVEAGLGFDAALAKVVEKSGGVLADELYQVLQEIRMGKPRREALHEMAERVAVDDLSNFVGSIIMAEQLGVSIGNVLRLQSKESRQKRRQHVEETAMKAPVKMLIPMVMFIFPAVFIVLLGPAAIQIMRVFGF, from the coding sequence ATGGCATTAATTTTGGTTCTGATCGGAGTCTTTGGCAGTGCGTTCACAATTACGATGCTTTTATACCGATGGGTCTTCGGAGAAAGCATAAGAATGAGCAAGAGAGTGACCGAAGTGGTAGGCTCCGCCACGATACCAATCAGACAGCAGGAATTATCATTTCCTTTATTTCAGAGATTCATAAAACCCATTCTGACCGGTACGACCGGAGCTCTGGCGCGATATATGCCTGCAGCCGGAACGGAGACGCTTGAAAAAAGGCTTTTGGAAGCGGGCAGGCCGTGGAATCTTTCCCCGCGGGAGCTGCTGGCAGTAAAGTATGTGCTGTCGGGAATGGGTGCCCTTATTTTAATAGAATTGTGGAAACTTTTGGGACAATCGGCGATACAGTCTGCGGTAATGGCCTTTGCAGGGTGCATTGCCGGGTGGATGCTGCCGGATGTGGTAATTAACTACAAAATACGGCAGCGCAAAGGGCAGGTGGAAAAAAATCTACCTGATGTGCTGGATCTTATCACTGTGTGCGTGGAAGCGGGGCTGGGTTTTGACGCCGCACTGGCAAAGGTGGTGGAAAAGTCTGGAGGAGTCCTTGCTGACGAGCTGTATCAGGTTTTACAGGAAATAAGGATGGGAAAGCCCCGGAGAGAAGCTTTGCATGAAATGGCCGAAAGAGTTGCCGTTGACGACCTGTCTAATTTTGTGGGTTCAATTATCATGGCTGAGCAGCTGGGGGTGAGCATAGGGAATGTCCTGCGCCTGCAGTCAAAGGAATCCCGACAGAAGCGCCGTCAGCATGTGGAAGAGACGGCCATGAAGGCCCCTGTAAAAATGCTCATACCCATGGTAATGTTTATTTTTCCCGCTGTGTTCATCGTCTTACTGGGACCGGCGGCAATACAGATTATGAGGGTCTTCGGTTTTTAG
- a CDS encoding DUF192 domain-containing protein: protein MKAINSTRKTVLAEKVETAMNFTRRLAGLIFTTNFKTGMALLIMPCSSVHTWFMRYAIDVVFLDRGNRILKVAQSIPPFRIGPVVRGAAKVLELPAGVCRATGTEIGDVIEFIFEE, encoded by the coding sequence TTGAAGGCGATTAACTCAACCAGAAAAACGGTCCTGGCAGAAAAGGTTGAGACCGCCATGAATTTCACAAGAAGGCTGGCGGGATTAATTTTCACAACGAATTTTAAAACCGGTATGGCTCTGCTTATCATGCCATGTTCATCCGTACATACATGGTTCATGAGATACGCAATCGATGTGGTTTTTCTGGACCGCGGCAACCGGATCTTAAAGGTGGCGCAATCCATCCCGCCCTTTCGGATTGGCCCGGTGGTAAGAGGGGCCGCAAAAGTGCTGGAACTGCCCGCCGGGGTGTGCAGAGCCACCGGCACAGAAATTGGCGATGTGATTGAATTTATTTTCGAGGAGTGA
- a CDS encoding HAMP domain-containing protein — translation MAKISYRGGGFSLTFRLSLGFTLLITFLMGAVGFSIYVRERNVFINGVVERGWAMVRLVNTVASEAMMSGNYAALGEVMKDLHADGSILEAGVFDKNGDIVASCGFASGVSAGVKDMATVADARKLTTIKDDKGKVTAVAFTSPILDSGGKSVGHIYMLTDFSFVESYLRQTVYNIIFNFVLATLAGLLLARLIIIRAVGRPIKELLLATERVAIGDFSYKLHVATRDELGRLARAFNAMSGELGVLFNSIKSIVGDMCSTSKLIARHSELFEVDFEKMDPARQTELIKEINSCARRIARTSEQLNSLALQFKTEN, via the coding sequence ATGGCAAAAATCTCATATAGAGGCGGAGGCTTTTCTCTCACCTTCCGGTTAAGTCTTGGTTTTACGCTGCTCATAACTTTTTTGATGGGGGCTGTAGGTTTTTCCATATATGTGAGAGAACGCAATGTGTTCATAAACGGAGTTGTAGAGAGAGGGTGGGCCATGGTGCGTCTTGTCAATACGGTTGCGTCCGAGGCTATGATGTCGGGAAATTATGCCGCACTTGGCGAGGTAATGAAAGATCTGCACGCCGACGGCTCAATCCTTGAAGCCGGAGTTTTTGACAAAAACGGCGATATAGTGGCGTCCTGCGGCTTTGCGAGCGGAGTTTCGGCCGGAGTAAAGGATATGGCAACAGTGGCAGACGCCAGAAAGCTTACAACGATAAAGGACGACAAAGGGAAGGTGACCGCCGTCGCTTTTACATCGCCCATCTTAGACAGCGGCGGCAAATCCGTCGGCCATATTTATATGCTGACGGATTTCAGTTTTGTTGAAAGTTACCTGCGGCAAACGGTCTACAATATCATTTTCAACTTTGTGCTGGCAACTCTGGCGGGGCTTCTGCTGGCACGTCTGATAATCATCAGGGCCGTGGGCCGTCCGATAAAAGAGCTGTTACTGGCAACTGAAAGGGTAGCCATCGGCGATTTTTCGTACAAGCTGCATGTAGCCACCAGGGATGAACTGGGACGGTTGGCCAGAGCTTTTAATGCCATGAGCGGGGAGCTGGGCGTACTGTTTAATTCCATAAAAAGCATTGTAGGTGACATGTGCTCAACTTCAAAACTTATTGCAAGGCACTCGGAACTTTTCGAAGTAGACTTTGAAAAAATGGATCCCGCCAGGCAGACGGAATTGATAAAGGAAATTAACTCGTGCGCCAGGCGCATTGCCCGTACAAGCGAACAGCTCAACTCATTGGCACTGCAGTTTAAGACGGAAAACTAA
- a CDS encoding sensor histidine kinase yields the protein MVNIENLEKIIQKTRRIVEKSKEELYRLGESARLEYERTKQELESVKKEIASIIKEVDDMEKNYNQSRIRLMEVSRDFKHYSEEQIKEAYEEANKKQIELLSKREKEKLLRLQRDHLERNLKNLEVTIKRSEELMANVGMVLKILSNDLESIGNKIGEMQQMQALGLSVIMAQEEERKRVAREIHDGPAQSLANIVMRAEFCMKLMEVNPSMLKDELYGLMDLVRRSLQDVRKIIFDLRPMALDDLGLVPALKRYVEQYMKDYGIYIEIIVMGNEYELSSSLVVALFRVIQESMTNIRKYARATEVLIKIEFLKNRINVVVRDNGCGFDVEKVMAEKSGMAFGLIGMRERIQLLKGKFEVKSSPGHGTEVILSVPTAHEENGLAGVRRGEHVAGKQKTN from the coding sequence TTGGTCAACATTGAAAACCTCGAGAAGATAATACAAAAGACGCGAAGAATTGTCGAAAAGAGCAAAGAGGAACTCTACCGGCTGGGAGAGAGCGCAAGGCTGGAATATGAGAGGACAAAGCAGGAACTGGAGTCGGTAAAAAAGGAAATAGCGAGTATTATCAAAGAGGTTGACGACATGGAAAAAAATTACAATCAGTCGAGGATTCGTTTAATGGAAGTCAGCCGGGATTTTAAACATTACAGCGAAGAACAGATTAAAGAAGCTTACGAAGAAGCCAATAAAAAACAGATAGAGCTTTTGAGCAAGCGTGAGAAAGAAAAATTGCTTCGTCTGCAGAGGGACCACCTTGAAAGGAACCTGAAAAACCTGGAGGTTACCATAAAGCGTTCGGAAGAATTGATGGCAAACGTGGGAATGGTGTTAAAGATATTGAGCAACGATCTTGAGTCCATCGGCAATAAGATAGGGGAAATGCAGCAAATGCAGGCTCTGGGCCTTTCTGTTATCATGGCGCAGGAAGAAGAGCGCAAGCGGGTGGCCAGGGAGATTCACGACGGGCCCGCCCAGAGCCTGGCAAATATAGTAATGAGGGCGGAGTTCTGTATGAAGCTGATGGAAGTCAATCCATCGATGCTGAAGGATGAACTGTACGGTTTGATGGATCTGGTGCGCAGGAGCCTCCAGGACGTACGGAAAATAATTTTCGACCTTCGCCCCATGGCCCTTGACGATCTGGGCCTTGTACCCGCCCTCAAGCGCTACGTTGAACAATATATGAAGGACTATGGTATCTACATCGAAATAATAGTAATGGGCAATGAATATGAGCTTTCCTCTTCCCTGGTGGTGGCCCTTTTTCGGGTCATCCAGGAATCAATGACAAATATCAGGAAATACGCCAGAGCAACGGAAGTATTGATAAAAATCGAATTCTTGAAAAACAGGATAAATGTGGTCGTTCGGGACAACGGCTGCGGTTTCGACGTAGAAAAAGTGATGGCCGAAAAAAGCGGCATGGCCTTCGGGCTTATCGGGATGAGGGAGCGAATTCAGTTGCTAAAAGGCAAGTTTGAAGTAAAATCTTCCCCGGGCCACGGGACGGAAGTGATTTTAAGCGTGCCGACGGCCCATGAGGAAAATGGTCTGGCCGGAGTTCGGAGAGGTGAGCATGTTGCAGGAAAGCAAAAAACAAATTAA
- a CDS encoding response regulator yields MLQESKKQIKVIIADDHALLREGIIKILSLEPDIVVVGEAEDGDQAIELARNTEVDIILMDINMPNVNGIKATQIIKAEKPEISIIALTIHDQEEYLFELIRSGISGYVLKDVRPQELVKTIRCVAEGQAFIPPALTPKVFKELNRLSKKKEEESRHHFDLTEREMEVLQQISMGLSNREIAENLYITEKTVKNHLTNIFQKIGVTDRTQAVLFAIKHNLVET; encoded by the coding sequence ATGTTGCAGGAAAGCAAAAAACAAATTAAAGTAATTATTGCCGATGACCATGCCCTTCTTCGGGAGGGCATAATAAAAATCCTTTCGCTGGAACCGGATATTGTCGTGGTGGGGGAAGCCGAAGACGGCGATCAGGCGATAGAGCTTGCAAGAAATACCGAGGTCGATATTATACTGATGGATATAAACATGCCCAATGTTAACGGCATAAAAGCCACGCAAATAATAAAAGCGGAAAAGCCGGAGATAAGTATAATAGCCCTCACGATTCACGACCAGGAAGAGTATTTGTTTGAGCTTATAAGGAGCGGCATTTCCGGCTACGTCTTAAAGGATGTCAGGCCCCAGGAACTTGTGAAGACCATCCGGTGCGTGGCGGAAGGACAGGCCTTTATTCCTCCTGCACTCACCCCAAAGGTCTTCAAAGAACTCAACCGGCTTTCGAAAAAAAAGGAAGAAGAATCTCGACATCATTTTGACTTGACAGAGCGAGAAATGGAGGTGCTGCAGCAGATCTCCATGGGGCTTTCCAACAGGGAGATAGCCGAAAATCTCTACATAACCGAAAAGACGGTAAAGAACCACCTGACCAACATATTCCAGAAAATCGGTGTTACGGACCGCACCCAGGCCGTGCTGTTTGCAATCAAGCACAATCTGGTGGAAACCTGA
- the hemA gene encoding glutamyl-tRNA reductase → MKLEYLYIVGTDRRAPVDVREKVSFGKKAADALTKIKEMEGISEAAVLSTCHRSEIYFISTSSDDGSVSKFFSEFFNIDENVLKPYLFTLRGRDAVEHLFRVACGLESMVLGEDQILGQVKEAGDMAREAGISGKILNKLFRDAVTIGKRARTETHITDHPLSISYIAVKFIQEVFGDLDDKTAYVIGTGEMGKLVIKYLLEKRIKNVFVSNRTHSKVIDLKREIPAIQVIPYEQKYEKIAQSDIVISATDAPHYTVDYDKFKASFNGRKICMVDIALPRDIDPRIGEIDGIALYTIDDLKNAAEENRKKREKQIAIIENMVNEAVTDFVKWHNALLIVPVIKHLNDYAANVCHAEYERAINKLTGIEERERQQIKYSLERVGAKIVNHYLMGLKALAEADKLDPSVLEVFESTNRNTI, encoded by the coding sequence ATGAAGCTTGAGTATTTATACATAGTTGGAACCGACCGGAGGGCCCCTGTAGATGTGAGAGAAAAGGTATCTTTTGGGAAAAAAGCGGCTGATGCTCTGACAAAGATAAAGGAGATGGAAGGGATTTCAGAAGCTGCTGTGCTTTCTACATGTCACAGGAGTGAGATTTATTTTATATCTACCAGTTCAGATGACGGCAGTGTAAGTAAGTTTTTCAGCGAATTTTTTAATATAGACGAAAATGTATTAAAGCCTTATCTTTTTACATTACGGGGGCGTGATGCGGTGGAACACCTCTTCAGGGTGGCCTGCGGGCTGGAATCAATGGTGTTAGGCGAAGACCAGATCCTGGGGCAGGTAAAGGAAGCGGGGGATATGGCACGGGAGGCGGGTATCTCCGGCAAAATTTTAAACAAGCTGTTCCGGGATGCCGTGACGATTGGCAAGAGGGCAAGAACAGAGACGCACATAACGGACCACCCGCTGTCCATAAGTTACATTGCGGTTAAATTTATTCAGGAAGTTTTCGGAGATCTAGATGATAAAACGGCTTATGTAATCGGGACGGGAGAGATGGGGAAACTTGTTATTAAATACCTGTTGGAAAAAAGAATCAAAAATGTTTTTGTTTCCAACAGGACTCATTCCAAAGTAATAGATTTAAAACGGGAGATACCGGCAATTCAGGTGATTCCCTACGAACAAAAATACGAAAAGATAGCTCAAAGTGATATCGTAATAAGCGCCACCGATGCCCCGCATTATACGGTGGATTATGATAAATTCAAGGCAAGCTTTAACGGTAGAAAAATATGCATGGTAGATATCGCACTACCAAGGGACATCGATCCCAGGATAGGTGAAATAGATGGAATCGCCTTGTATACCATCGATGATCTGAAAAACGCGGCAGAGGAGAACAGAAAAAAGAGGGAGAAGCAGATTGCCATAATAGAGAATATGGTGAATGAAGCTGTGACAGATTTCGTAAAATGGCATAATGCTCTCTTGATAGTTCCGGTTATAAAACATCTCAATGATTATGCAGCAAATGTTTGCCATGCAGAATACGAAAGGGCTATAAATAAATTGACAGGAATCGAGGAAAGGGAGAGGCAACAAATAAAGTACTCCCTGGAGAGAGTTGGCGCCAAGATCGTGAACCATTATTTAATGGGATTAAAAGCCCTGGCAGAGGCAGACAAGCTCGATCCATCGGTGCTCGAAGTTTTTGAATCCACAAACAGAAATACAATATAA
- the hemC gene encoding hydroxymethylbilane synthase, with protein MNPQTEIQYNFSQEAIITKRLLRAGSRESKLALIQTNIVIEQLKRHYPDWEFEIVRIKTQGDKFLNAALGEVGGKGLFVKEIEEALFSGAIDMAVHSMKDVPSELPEGLHISAVTKREDPRDVFISMNGMRFSELATGARIGTSSLRRAVQLKAIRPDVEILPIRGNVSTRIKKMRELDLAGIVLAAAGIKRLGMEEVITEYFTPEMMVPAVGQGSLTVETRIDDELSELIRCINDTNTESAVKAERAFMQALGGSCKIPIGAYAEVEGNTLTLIGMVEKDGIIKKGSISQKVSLAEEAGIKLAKELGELQ; from the coding sequence TTGAATCCACAAACAGAAATACAATATAATTTTTCCCAGGAGGCGATTATAACGAAAAGACTTTTACGGGCAGGAAGCAGGGAAAGTAAACTGGCTTTAATACAGACTAATATTGTCATAGAACAATTAAAAAGGCATTATCCCGACTGGGAATTTGAAATAGTAAGAATAAAGACCCAGGGAGATAAGTTTCTCAATGCTGCTTTGGGCGAAGTTGGGGGAAAGGGGCTCTTTGTAAAAGAGATTGAGGAAGCGTTGTTTTCCGGTGCCATAGACATGGCGGTGCACAGCATGAAAGATGTGCCATCAGAGCTGCCGGAGGGGCTTCATATCTCGGCTGTCACTAAAAGAGAGGACCCGAGGGATGTCTTTATATCGATGAACGGGATGAGATTTTCGGAACTTGCAACCGGGGCCCGGATAGGCACCTCCAGTTTAAGAAGGGCCGTCCAGCTAAAAGCCATAAGGCCCGATGTAGAGATATTACCCATCAGGGGAAACGTTTCCACGAGAATAAAAAAAATGCGGGAACTGGACCTGGCCGGGATCGTGCTGGCGGCTGCGGGGATAAAGCGGCTGGGTATGGAGGAGGTTATTACGGAGTATTTTACCCCGGAGATGATGGTACCGGCTGTAGGCCAGGGGTCCCTTACCGTAGAGACCCGTATAGACGATGAATTAAGCGAACTTATCAGATGCATAAACGACACCAATACGGAAAGCGCTGTAAAAGCCGAAAGGGCCTTCATGCAGGCCCTCGGGGGAAGCTGCAAAATCCCTATAGGAGCTTATGCCGAAGTTGAGGGGAACACCCTGACTTTAATCGGAATGGTAGAGAAAGATGGAATAATAAAAAAGGGCAGCATATCGCAGAAGGTATCTCTTGCAGAAGAAGCGGGCATAAAACTTGCTAAAGAATTAGGTGAGCTGCAATGA